The Ovis aries strain OAR_USU_Benz2616 breed Rambouillet chromosome X, ARS-UI_Ramb_v3.0, whole genome shotgun sequence genomic sequence gcatggtataaggcatggccaaaaaacaaacaaactacaaCACCAAACAAAATGCCAGTGCCATCTGTAGGGCCTTGAAGCCCCATTTGGTGTCGGCAATCTATGTGTCTGCCACCCCCTCACGACATTTATAATCCAGTATTTCCTGATTCACAAGAACATCAAAAAAAGCCTTCAGCGAGTCAGCAATaatcataacaacaacaacagcaacttctatttattgaagaaacaAAGAGCCCAGGCTAGGCACTTTCCATGCACTATCTTATTTGATCTTCTCAGCAGCCCCATGAAATTAGGACTATTATTACTGTTcttgttttatagataaggagaCCAAAGTTAGAGAGATGAAATAATTTGCCCCAAGGCACGTGGATCTGAGCTTTGGTCTTCAACCCTGGAGCCCCAGCACTGCGCCATCTCACTGTCCTGCCTTCCCTGAGATAGGGCCAGCATTCAGCCTCAATTCAGAGCCCACGCGTTTTGTCACTGCTCTCTCCTCCAGTCGGGCAATATctggctgggagggattgtgcaCAGGGGGAGGTGGCATGCCAGGCAGCCAGCCTTATGTGATCCCGGGGGCCCAGGGTTTCAGCCCCTGGACTCATGAGCCTTCAAGAATGCCCCCTTCAGCTGCACTGCAGACGTTGTGCTGAGTACCTAGGTTTTCCTTTCTGTCCCTGGACTGTCTTACCTTGAGTGTAAGAATCAGAGAATATTCAGAGATGGAAGAGACCTTAGAGCATCTCTAGCCCAACTTCCTTGTTTTACAGAGAGGAAACTCAGACTGAGAgggaaagtgacttgcccaagatcacccaGGGCCCGGCCTACAACTCAGGTCTCCTAATTCCCTTGTTGGTGCTCTTTCCACACACTGTGCTGCCTGGCTTAGAAGAGTCTGTAAATCCCCACACTGGGCCAGCCCTGTGGTCCATCCAACCCACAAAGTTACCTGGGACAGGGAAAACTGACAGGCCTTCTTGACATCAGCCTAGGAAGGATGGaggcctcccccaacccccaaggGAAGGGTGGAACTTCCTTGAAAGAACATTAAGTGTCTGTCATCTTACAGGTTTAGCTAAATCATATCGCGCCTGTCTCAGTCTCAAAGCACTGGAAAATGCCGAACAGGACTGggtgtttgggggtggggaggtagtAGAAGGGAGGCTCAGTTCTAATTTTTGAGCCCCTCTTTGTAGATTTTCATGGAAGCATCTTCTCCTGTCCAGTTGGGTTCCTCCTACACGCCAGGCACACCCTCTGCCCTAGCCTCTGGACCAGGCATCCTGCGGTCAGCCGTGGCTGGGGGCAGGTGTCGCTCAAGACTGTGGATTTCTCTTCCTCTGCACTCACTTGGAAAAACACCCTCATGTGTGTTACATTACCGAATGGATGGAGGCTGAACTAAGTGTTCCCTCAGAAGCTGCCTGCAGTCAGAATGACATCATGTCTTCCTTAGGGCTTCTGAGCTTCCATCTTCTGCCAGTTAGCTTAATGGTTAATTAGCCATTAGTTTGGTTGtttctctgtctccactgctgcttctcttgctgtgagtttctctttgtctctccGTCCTCCTTTGCCATTCTCTGTGTCAGCCTGGCGTGTGAAGCTGGTTGTATCTTACAGGCAGATGGGATGGtccagcttagcagcagcagcagctcactgAAGAAAGACTTGTCTTAAACTTTCCCTGTGACCTCCTTGGGCATCCTCCAAAGATTACAGATAtatactttttccctttctccgtTTCTACCCTCCCCCGCCGGCCTCCAACAGAAGGATATTCATACCTCATACCTCATGTGTAGAAAGATGCCAGATATCTTCTCTAGGGAGAAGAAATACCTGAGTCACCTAAGAGCACGTGCAGGGGGTGAGGGACTTGCTCAGGCAGCCGTAGCCCCAGGAAAATGGTTTACAAGGCTAGAGGTATCTTTGGCAGTTCCCCTGTGCCCCTTGATGCTCCTCCAGTGTCCCCGTCACCTTGGGCCCGACCCCAGCCACCAGGACATGTTGCTGGCCTTCGTCTCTCTTCCCCCTCCTCACTGGTTGCCTCTGCCTTGGCTCTAGCTCATCATCAAGAAgccaagctaaaaaaaaaaaaaaaaaaagaagaagaagcagcagcagccgccaagATATCTCATCTTGCTTTCCAAGAGGAGAACCAATGGATTAAAGGAGCAATGCTACTAGGACAGGGCTTATGGGCCCCCTGAGACAATGGCAACAACTAATATTTGCAGAACACTTTGTATTGTGCAAAGATCTTTCTCGCATGTAATTTCCTTTGCCTAGTCATTGACTCAGTGAAAGGAGGGactggaacctgtgtctcccacttCCATATCCGCTGCTGCATTTCCAAGGGTGCCCGCTCAATGAGCTGTCTGGCCAGACTTGATGGTGGCGGTTTCAGGCCAGGGATGAAGGGGGGCTGTATTGGGCAGTGTGTCCTATACTTATGAGGATGCTAATCCTCATAGCATCCCTACAGGATTGCTGTGTTTATCCTTAGTCTCCAGAGGAGGACACTGAAGAtaaagtaacttgcctgaggacACCTAACTAGTAGGATGTGATTGGGCTGGGATTTGCACCCTTGTTTGACTCCACTAAACCCCACTGGtccttggagagaaaaaaaagggtCCTGGGGGCATGTGTGTGGCTTAGGGGCAGGCACCAGTGCTGGCTACCGTGTGGATGCTGTGCCCACGGTGGGAGAGGGGGACTGAGTGAGGGAATGCCAGCTGCCAAAGGGGGAGGAGCTGCTTTCACTGTCCAACAGAGGCCGGGGGTTTATGAGGGTGCCGAGAAGGACTGGGACACCAAACCCTGAAACAAAACAAGGTCATTCCTGTTTCAGAGAGCCTGACTGTCGCACTCTCCCTTTGTGATGGCTTTTGAAGCCACAGCACCAGTTCTTGTGATTTTCTGCTGTGAGCAGTCTGCTTCCTGGCTCCCCTCTCACCACAGAGAGAAGTTGAAATTCCAAGCCCCCCAAATCAAAGGTTCAAGTCTCCACAGGCTTGGGTGGCGTGCATCATTCTGAAGCCCTACCTTAGAAAAGCCAAACAGCCAACCTACTCAGCCCCAAACACCTCACACACTCCCACCCGTGTTCCTGCTAGTGGCAGGTATTTTTAGAGTCCTGAGCTCATGGTGTTAAAGCATCTGCCACACGCCTGAGAGCTGGTAGGGATTCAGCCTTATTCAGAGGCAAGAGTTATGACTACCAGAGGGTAGGGATGGGAGGAGCCATCCTAGGAGCCAAGTGGTAAGGATATTCTCTGGCGATACTTGCCCTCTTTCCACTGACCTCCATTCCTCTCCCTGCCTGCTCTCCTCTGTCTTCCTGCTCAGAGCACCAGAGAGGTGGAAGAAATGAGAATCCCTTCTGTCTCTGCTTGCCAAAGCAAATCAGCCTTTGAGGACTTACGTTTTTCTGGGTAACCAAAGTCTAATGTTGTCTCTGAAATCCTTGGCAGATACCTAGGATGTCAGATGGATCGTAGTTTTGGTGACTCAGGCCAATACTGCTTTTTGATCAAGACGACAATATTAATGACAAGCTTGATGATGAGGGACCTGACGCAGAAAAAGACTGCTTACAGTCCATCTGGAGGGATGCCAAGAACACTGATGAACCGACTAGAGaacaagcatgtgtgtgtgctcagtcacttcagtcatgtccgactctgtgatcccacagattgcaccctgccaggctcctctgtccatggaatcctccaggcaagaatactggaatgtgttgccttttccttctccaggggatcttcccgacccagggactgaacccaatcaagcctcctgcattctttaccactgagccatctgggaagcccagagaacaaataaatatattctaaatggTGTGGTAGAGACTCAAAGTACAATAAACATTCCTAAGGAAAGAGAACTGAAAAACTGGAGAAGGTTTTAGGAAGAAGGTGGAATATGAGCTGAGCCTGGAAGAATGGGTGGGATTTGGATAGAGCAGTTTGGGGGCATCCACTTATATAGGGGAGGGTGGACTAGTAGGACCATAGGTACAAAGGACAGAATGAACCAGGTGTAGCTGAGTAGCTGGAAACTAGGTTGGGTGGGGTTGAATTACGGCAGACAGAAATGTTTCTATTTTGATGCCATATGCAATAGAGGGCTGTTGGAATTGGCTGAAGAGGAGGACGACACGCTGATACAAGCAGGGATTTAGGAAGGCTGATTTGAAAGCAGTATGCAAGAGCCACTGGGGTGAAGGCATCTAGAATCCAAAAGCCTTTGCTGTAGTCCAGAAGTGAGGAGAGGAGAATCTGACCAAAATACATGGAAATCTGAATAGAAGAAGGCCATGACTTGAAGATCGTGCCAAAGGAACATGGCACCCATCTCCATAAAGGAGATGAAGGAAAGCCTGGATGATGAAAATTGATGCTCAGAATGATGACTCTAGTGCCCTGTAAGGTGTTTATCCAGCAAAAAGATTTAATTGTATTTACTAGATTatacttaaagtgaagtgaagtcgctcagtcgtgtctgtttgcaacccgtggactatagcccacgaagctcctccgtccatgggattctccaggcaagaatactggagtgggttgccatttccttctccagaggatcttcccgacccagggatcgaacccaggtttcccacattgcaggcagacactttaacctctgcaccaccagggaagccctcagattaTACTTACTGACTGCTAATTCCAAATAAAGGCTATACTTCATTTTAAGAACTGTAGTAGTCAATTAGTGACTATAACCACATTGTCTTTCATAACTTAGAATTGTACATGGCCTTGGGACAATTGTTCTCAGCATGATTTTCCTTGTCCAAGACTTTGGATATATAAAGGAAACTAGATTGGGCTGAATGTGTGTAGACTCTGGAGCATCCCCTGGGAACTATATGTATGTTGCTAATTGTCCTTTATCCCAAAAGCTAAGATGCAGAAGAAAATTCCAATGAGCTAATTTACCTTTTACATAAGAAAgaagtgaatttaaaataaattgagcCACAAAGTGAGATTTTaacactgactttattttctttaaacagtcatacaaaaaaaaatttaaaaccccaAAGTGATGTATGCTTAcagtagaaaatttggaaaatacaaaaaaggaaataaataccaCCTAAAATCCCACTGTTCATAAATAACCATTAATATTATAGTTTTGTACACTTCTGATCTTTCCTATGCATGtgtctatgtttaattttttttttcaatattgggACCATAGTGTACAAAATACTTTGTATCCTCCTTTTTAAGCTCGTGTTTTGTGAGCATTTTTGcaccatttaattcttttttttttttggctatgctgtccagcttgtgagatcttagttccctgaccaggaatcaaacctgggggCTTGGCAGTGAAAGAGCacagtcctcaccactggactgccagggaattcccacacaCAATTTATTCTTTGCAAAGAgtattttaatggctgcataatagcCCATTGTGTAGacgggtttcccttgtggctcagctggtgaagagccCACCTGTATAGATGCACACATGCCTTTTAGCTGTTTATCTCCTGgtgaacatttaggttatttcctgTTTTGTAAAAATTGATTAAGATCTTTGTACAGAATTTTGAccacatctttctctttttgcttccCCCTCTAGTTTTATAGAGATGTAATTGATGTACATCACTGTATAAggttaaggtatacagcataatagTTTTAGTTacatatgttgtgaaatgattatcgCAGTAACTTTAGTGAACACCCATCATCTTAtacaaatacaataaaaagaaaaagcaagaaaagagaaagtttttccttgtgatgagaattttcaggtttattctcttaacaactttcatatatatcaTACAGCAGTGGTAAATATGGGCatcatgctgtatattatatcTCAACCACTTATTTACATTATCTGCTATTTCTTTTGTATAGATTTCTGGATGGGATTCTAGGCTCTAAAAATTTTGCACCTTTAAGCTTTTGATAATATTGCCAAATTGCCCCCCAGGAAAGCTGACCAATTTACACTCCAGATTTTCAACTAAAAAACTTAAGATTTTCAACTCAAAATCTTAAGAAAGACTTAATACATGCTGGAAGAAACTTCTCTACTTTGAAAAAGACCATTCTGCCAATTTGTCAAAGAACCACTTCCTGTGTCAGGGCTTGTCACCTCATTTTTATAATGCCACAGAACCATGTTTTCTCCTATCTCTATTTCATGTTTCCTTTTCTGACTCCAAATATCGGTCTTTTGTATCTTCCAGGTTCAGGTGTGGGACACAGCGGGTCAGGAACGCTTCCGCAAGAGCATGGTGGAGCACTACTACCGCAACGTGCATGCTGTGGTCTTTGTCTACGACGTCACGAAGATGACCTCCTTCACCAACCTCAAAATGTGGATCCAAGAATGCAATGGGCATGCTGTGCCCCCACTAGTCCCGAAAGTGCTTGTGGGCAACAAGTGTGACTTGAGGGAACAGATCCAGGTGCCCTCCAACTTAGCCCTGAAATTTGCTGATGCCCACAACATGCTCTTATTTGAGACGTCAGCCAAGGACCCCAAAGAGAGCCAGAATGTGGAGTCAATTTTCATGTGCCTGGCTTGCCGATTGAAGGCTCAGAAATCCCTGCTCTATCGTGATGCTGAGAGGCAGCAGGGAAAGGTGCAGAAACTGGAGTTCCCACAGGAAGCTAACAGTAAAACTTCCTGTCCCTGTTGAAACCAAATGGTATAAATACAAGAGCAATTATCACTGGAgggttttttctttcccttttttccgTGCCTGCGTAACACTGACACCTGCTCGTTTCCATACAAATtgatactaaaataaaatttgtatagatTATCACATGCCTTCATGTCTTGCTTTCTTCCGTGAAGACATTTCTGACTGTGATGAGCAGAAGAGGCAGCTCACCCTACTAGATAGGCACCCTTTCTATGCCACCTGAAATGCTCATCCTTTGAATCACTTCTTCAGGACTAATTCATTCTCTCATATGGTGTCATCAGTGGGCAGAAGCACCCAGAGGGGGTGGAATACAGGCCAGGTATGTGGTTCTTGAGAGCCAATGCAAGGGGAGGGATAGAGAAGTTCTAAAAGGAGACATTGACTCATTATTACTTCCTAGGTTCCCTGGATGTCGAGACTAGGCTGCTctccttttatttccaaaatttaaaactacaaaatataGGTTACCCAGTAGGCCCAGTTCTTTCCCATGCCCTTAGCTCCTGCTCTCCATTTTTCACCGAGCAGCCCCAGGtaccaaaaatatttctttccccCTGCCCTTTCTTGAAGAAGGCAGGGTTCAAGTTAACATTGATCTATgatgcccccaccccagctctttGCTGGGTACTCTGGAAGAAATATAGCAGGAGGATCCACACTCTACATTCAAGGACCCTCTGATCTAGTTAGGAGAACAAGGTACATGCTGAAACTACTTGGGAACAAAAATTAGTCCAGAGTATTACCAAGTGTAAGACTGTGCTATGGAAATTGACAGCATTATGTATTCAACATCATGGAGgggtcaccaaaaaaaaaaatcactgaacttATTTTGGTTGTTGAAGAAAGTGTAATGTTTGGATTGGTAAAGAAGAGGGGAGTGGGCATAAGTAGGGAGGCAGGAGTGAGCCTGTGGCTTGAGCAGGAGGGCAACTAGGAGTCTGGCCTACTGACAGCTGAGCAGCCCTCATGGGTAGCCAGGGTTGGAGAGGCCCATGCCCCAGGCAGGGCAGTTTATTGCTTTTTGAGCCAATTGGAACTTTTGGTCACTCTCCAGCAGAAGTCCTATAGGTATTTCTTGTCTGGTCCTGTGGATATGACAGCTCCTCGTTCAATGGCTAAAATAACTAAAAGTCTCTCTGAAGGCATATCCACAATAGCCCCAGGGAGATTTTTTGGCTTAGGGGTGCTGCTGAAGGCAGCTCTCTTGTTGGAAGCccgagaggaggggagagagttGAAGACAGACAGCCGCTGAGCACTGTCTTTGGTAGGCAAATGcagctctgccccctgccccgaCAGCAAAGGGCCACAGACCTGTTTCCCAACCAAACCGCCTGTCCGGTCCTGCCTCTTTCACTGGCTAATTCCCCAGCTAGCCCAATTCCCACTTGACCTCAGCCTCAGCCCAGCTCCCACTCTGGTTCTCATGACTTGGTTTCTGCCTGGATTCTGGTTTTTGGAGTCTCCCTAGTAACCTTGGTTAAGGTTGTGTTTTCTGTCCAGTTGTTGCTACCTAACATTTTGCCCCTGAATCTCACCTGAGGAGCTGGGGTCCTGTTGTCTATGGGTGAACTGCCTGCTGAACCCTCGTCACTATGCTTCTCCCCAGTGGAACACCCCAGGACCTTGTCTCAGACTTCAGACGCCAATTCCTCATCCATGATAGGGACTAccgaggtccagcctcagcagagtccagagATATCCTCAGGGTGGACGACGTTGGCGAATgaagatagagaaagagataaggaaagaatgacatggggtgaccaagcttctttggTGAGCGAGGCCCGTTTATTTTCCTtagggcttttataccctgagttatacatacagcaaggtgaaaaatgcagagtcaactcaacattccatcagtaataacttattgatatcaggttccttcctgcaagagtcttattttttgtacatcatcttctggcctggaggcctgttgatattttatgacctctttttgataatggtcagccagaacaataattttcccttaaagtgtttcttcttaaattcctagcctgcatcacccttaaagtagagagttacatttttatggagcaaagattcagcgggttacagcaaagaaagaacttattaactcaaagtctaatgttgctaatgctaaagcTACTGCTTGTTATTTCTATATCttaactatatgcactcccaggaacacaatggataagggatgtgagaacttggcagcaagcattggctcaacaatgttgcaagagtctggataaacctgccaagtaagctagaatgctaacagggggtttgaaacactcctttcatgcccaggagatttatcaactagagccctaagttaactctttccacagaaaggtggtcagggacagccccctgttaatgtcagaagagttggtgaaagacataaaatagtaagattctggtttgggggtagatgctcgagcaggtccaggggggtCTGTcgagtcctgaggccttgcttaCTAGGactcttccgcatgaccttgtcatgggtgggatggcccaggaagtccctcgagtcctgcgtgaccttgtcatgggtgggatctcccatgctggctcccggcaagggACGACTGCTCTGATGTCTTTTGGCTCTTGTGACCTGGCTGCAGAGTCAGGCCACCTCTCAGTGGCTGCGAGGACACTTATCCATTCACCCTAATGGGTGCATTTTAGTTTGAGTCCTGGCCCACCTTGATCACGCCCCTTTCTGCTTTAGCAAGGTCAAGATGACAATATTCCAAAACCTCTCTCACCGTCAGGATTGCCTCTCTTAGACCCAACACCTTTCCAGCACTCAACAAAcgtttactgagtacctactatgtgcttcTGTTCTCAGCCCTGGGGATAAATAGGTGAACGAAATAAAATCCTACTTTCATAAAGGAGACAGACACTAAACAAGAAATGAgatatataagtgagatcatttgACAGAGTGATAAGGACTCTAAGGGCAATAAAACGGGGTAAATGGACAGAAAGTGTGGGAGTTGGGGGAGAGCGACATATTAGAGTGCTTACAAGAGGCATCTTTGAAGAGAGGGCACCTGAGATGAAACCTAAATGAAAGCAAGCAACCAGCCATGAGTGAAGAGAACCTCAAGCAGAGAAAGCAGCTAATGAATgccaaggccctgaggcaggagttagtgaaagtgaaagtgttactcagtcgtttctgactttgcaaccccatgaactgtatagcctgccaggctcctctgtccatgggattctgcaggcaagaatagtgaagtgggtagccattcccttctccagggggatcttcccaacccagtgatcaaacctgggtctcctgcattgcaggcagattctttactgtctgagttactTTGTGCATTTGAGGAACAAAAAGGAGGAGGGTGTGGCTGCCACTTTCACACTGGTTGGGCCTGAACTTAAAAGTCAGACTCTGAAAACTACCCCCATTTACTTTTTGGTCCTTCCAAGGCTCTGAGAGTTTTGCTGCCCAAAGCAGGCCCTCTCCACTCCTACCTGCCTGTATCCTCTGCAGCTCACCTGCCCCATCCCAGCCCTTCACACAGAATGATGTCGCTCCGGCCTGGAGACCTGGAGACAGCCAAGAAGTCCAGGGGCTCCCCACAGTGGCCCCAGGAATCCTGAGAAGCCCCAGGCTCCACCCAGTCTTCCAGCCTCAGAACTTCCTGCTGGCAGCAGCAGGCCGGCCTGGTGGTCCCCAGGTCTCCCACGGATTAAGCAAGAGGACGTGTGAATGGGTGTTACCAGGGTGCACCCAGAGGAAAGGGGACACAGGAATCCAGAGAATGGTGACACCCTTGTTGCTGTGAGGGTGATAAGGAACAGGGGGCTTCAAGGGATGCAGGCTTCTCGTTCAGCCCCAGTGAGGGTCTGAAACAATCCAAGATGGCCAGCATCTCCCCTCTACAGTTCCCCTTCATTTTCCAGACCTGTACCCTTGAGTCTTCACCTGTGCTACAGAGACAGGACCTGGAAAAGTCACTGCCAACATTTCAATACTGACTGGATACCAGGCGCTGTGCTGAAACACTTTATATTCTTTCAGTAGCTCATTTAATGTTCCTTCAACCCTATGAGATAGGGATAATaccttccattttacagataagaatatGGGTGCTGACCTGTCTGAGGTAGTATTGTCTTACTTCATGTCTAGCCTCTTTCTATGATGTTACATCATCTTTCAAGTCCCTTCCAAGCTCCAGGATTTCTCCCCTTGTGGGGATGGCAGCTTCCCTCTGGCAGTTTCCCTCTGGATGGAAGCTTCCCTCTCAGCTTCCCAGAGAGGCCTGAACAGGAGGCCATTCAGTATCCAGGAGGccagagagggacttccctccCTGAGTGAGACAGCCCTGACCAGATGCTCCCGGAAATCCTAGTGCCAGACAGAAGCATCAGCTCCGGGCCAAAGGAGTCTCTAAGATGCCCTTGGCTTGGACAGTAACTGGGAACCACACAGCTGGCCTGGACTCTGCAGCTCAGCCTTTGGGTCTGTAGAATCTTGTCACTGGGACCCCTAGGACCACTCCCCACCAATATCTGAGCATGTGCTCAGCTCCCGACTCAGCCTGATGATGGGCTCTGGCTGAGCTCAATGTGACTGAAAACTCTGTCAGGAAGACCCTTCAGTCAGAGAGATAGAAGCTGCTCTAAGCACCGCCATCTGGAGCCATGCTGGGGAGGAGACCGGGTCCCCAAGTGTAGCTGCCTGCAGCCCACCCTGCCTGTATGCAGAGTGGGGACGGAGGGCCTGGAGATAAGCTGAGAGCTCCCTGGGAAGCAAGGTTCAGCTTCTCCCGTCACTGAGTGGCAAATGCAGTGGCTATTCTCTGATCACATCTGAGAGTATAGGAGACattcctgctggtccagtggctaagactccacgctcccaatgcagggggcccaggttcaatccctggtcaggggatttgaaatggcaacccactccagtattcttgcttggagaatcccagggacggggaagcctggtgggctgccgtctatggggtcgcacagagtcggacacgactgaaacgacttagcagcagcagcagccacaactAAGGGTTTGAATTCCGTGACTaacagatcctgcatgctgcaacaaagattaaAGATCTCGCGTGCAGTAACTGACTcggtgcaaataaataaatattaaaaaatccctCAGAGGGGACAGAGTTGCTACCTTAACCTTAGAGGCTACCCTCCACATCCCCTCAGTGGGAGGGGCCTTGCTCCCTTAGGAAGGGCTGGTCCACGCCCCAGTGCTTTACACCTACTTCTGACTCCATGACTGCTCATGGCCCTACGGGCTGTCGCCGCAGTAGCAGGActgagatgggaacaccagagaTTGCCCTGGATTAGTAAATCCCCAGTGCTGGTTCAGAGCTGACTGCATGAAATCCCTTGGCAACATGTTACAGTATGGATTCCTGGGGCACCAGCTTAGACATTCTTATGTATTAGATCTGGGGgccacgcccaagaattttttaaaaatatgcacagTTGATTCTCATGTACCTCCAGGTCTCTGTGTCTCtcgccccctccacccccgcaGGCATCCTGATAAACCCTAAAGTCTACAACTACCTTTCCTGAGCCATGCCTTCAAAATTAGTGATCTAGGTAACCACAGAATCCAGCCTGGTGATCCTTTCCTAGCATAAATGAAACTGTTCCAGACATAGCGACTGTCCTTGGGCTGTTCGTCTGAAACAGAAGACAAGAGCCTCTTAACCatgagaggaaagtgaagaactaattCGGAGCATTAACAGCTCAATGCTATGAGGACCACTCTGGAAGCAAGACTGATAATTCAAGAGAGATTGCATGTCTGCTGTGTGCCCTCTGCTGGTAAAATTAGTGAAGGCTGGAAAgtgtttgctgtgctgtgcttagtcgttcagtcgtgtctaactctttgcaaccctgtgtatTGTacc encodes the following:
- the RAB33A gene encoding ras-related protein Rab-33A, which translates into the protein MAQPILGHGNLQPASAAGLASLELDSSLDQYVQIRIFKIIVIGDSNVGKTCLTFRFCGGTFPDKTEATIGVDFREKTVEIEGEKIKVQVWDTAGQERFRKSMVEHYYRNVHAVVFVYDVTKMTSFTNLKMWIQECNGHAVPPLVPKVLVGNKCDLREQIQVPSNLALKFADAHNMLLFETSAKDPKESQNVESIFMCLACRLKAQKSLLYRDAERQQGKVQKLEFPQEANSKTSCPC